Proteins found in one Vallitalea guaymasensis genomic segment:
- the tnpA gene encoding IS200/IS605 family transposase, with product MDNKSLAHTKWNCKYHIVFAPKYRRQIIYGKIKKDIGQIIRKLCEYKGVEIIEANACKDHIHMLVSVPPKLSVSQFVGYLKGKSSLMIFDRHANLKYKYGNRKFWCKGYFVDTVGRNKKAIEQYIRNQLQEDIASDQLSLKEYIDPFTGKPIIKG from the coding sequence ATGGACAACAAAAGTTTAGCACATACCAAATGGAATTGCAAATATCATATAGTATTTGCACCAAAATACAGACGTCAAATAATTTATGGAAAGATAAAAAAAGATATTGGGCAGATAATTCGTAAATTATGTGAGTATAAAGGCGTAGAAATAATAGAAGCAAATGCATGTAAAGATCACATACATATGTTAGTAAGTGTACCACCTAAATTAAGTGTATCACAGTTTGTAGGATATCTAAAAGGAAAAAGTTCGCTGATGATATTTGACAGACATGCTAATTTAAAATATAAATATGGGAATAGAAAATTTTGGTGTAAAGGATATTTTGTAGATACAGTAGGAAGGAACAAGAAGGCAATAGAACAGTATATAAGAAATCAATTACAAGAAGATATAGCCTCAGATCAATTAAGTCTGAAGGAATATATTGACCCGTTTACGGGTAAGCCGATAATAAAAGGCTAA
- a CDS encoding phosphoribosyltransferase family protein, with protein MENTYTLEVCGLKRDLPIMQINENLKIASFVILGDTEMVETAGKHLATKLPEADILITAEAKGIPLIYEIAKQKNMKKYIVARKSLKPYMKDPLVTKVVSITTQKEQLLYLDKDEVKLLKDKKVVIIDDVISTGESIMAIEDLVNKAGGQVVGKAAILAEGDAANRDDIIFLGKLPLFKNGETQ; from the coding sequence ATGGAAAATACATATACATTAGAAGTATGTGGTCTAAAAAGAGATTTACCAATTATGCAGATCAACGAAAACTTGAAAATAGCAAGTTTTGTAATACTTGGTGATACTGAAATGGTAGAGACAGCAGGAAAACATTTAGCAACAAAGCTGCCTGAAGCAGATATTTTAATTACTGCAGAAGCTAAAGGGATTCCTTTGATATATGAAATAGCTAAACAAAAGAACATGAAAAAATACATTGTAGCAAGAAAAAGCTTGAAACCTTATATGAAAGATCCTCTAGTAACGAAAGTAGTATCAATAACAACTCAGAAAGAACAATTATTATATCTTGACAAAGATGAAGTTAAGTTATTAAAAGATAAGAAAGTTGTAATCATAGACGATGTAATAAGTACTGGAGAATCCATTATGGCTATAGAAGATTTGGTCAATAAAGCAGGAGGACAAGTAGTTGGAAAAGCTGCAATATTGGCTGAAGGTGATGCCGCTAACCGTGATGACATAATTTTCTTAGGAAAATTACCATTATTTAAGAATGGTGAAACTCAATAA
- a CDS encoding NCS2 family permease, protein MDFIKDLLAVFSVILNGLPQGLLALTFGFASIPTAFAFLTGAVGNSIVGSVAPISFQAETITIAGTMGKNMRERLSMIFYGGVIMALIGVFGFLGTIVDFIGPVITSGMMAGVGIMLARVSIDMCRKNRIIGSVSIASAFLTYLFTKDLVYTISISVILSSVVSRVMKQDTGIMANGNDKIKFQKPILNTSIIRGALSMVCLNIGANIAFGNITGSIAGKSVNLDHLAVISSLADMSSSLFGGGPVESIISATASAPHAVWAGVGMMILMAVILLSGLLPKIGKYVPSESIAGFLFVLGAWVTVPVNAAVSLGQDSLVGGITMTVTAITDPFFGMVAGLIMKMLSGIIGL, encoded by the coding sequence ATGGATTTTATTAAAGATTTATTAGCCGTTTTTAGTGTTATTTTAAATGGATTGCCTCAAGGACTTTTAGCGTTAACGTTCGGTTTTGCGTCAATACCAACTGCTTTTGCATTTTTAACAGGGGCAGTAGGTAATAGTATAGTTGGTTCTGTAGCTCCAATATCTTTTCAAGCTGAGACAATAACAATAGCTGGTACTATGGGTAAGAATATGAGAGAAAGATTATCCATGATATTCTATGGTGGTGTCATTATGGCACTTATTGGAGTTTTTGGATTCCTAGGAACTATTGTAGATTTTATCGGACCAGTAATTACTAGTGGTATGATGGCTGGTGTTGGTATTATGTTAGCTCGTGTTTCAATTGATATGTGTAGAAAAAATAGAATAATTGGTAGTGTTTCTATAGCTTCTGCATTTCTTACATATTTATTTACAAAAGATTTAGTTTACACCATTTCTATTTCAGTAATTTTATCAAGTGTAGTATCTAGAGTGATGAAACAGGATACTGGAATAATGGCTAATGGCAATGACAAAATTAAGTTTCAAAAACCAATATTGAATACTTCCATCATAAGAGGAGCGCTATCAATGGTTTGTCTTAATATTGGTGCTAATATAGCTTTTGGTAATATTACTGGAAGTATTGCTGGAAAAAGTGTTAATCTGGACCATCTAGCAGTTATAAGCAGTTTAGCTGATATGTCATCTTCGCTTTTTGGAGGAGGTCCAGTTGAGTCAATAATCTCTGCCACAGCTAGTGCACCTCACGCTGTTTGGGCAGGAGTTGGAATGATGATACTTATGGCTGTAATATTATTATCAGGTCTATTACCTAAAATCGGAAAATATGTACCAAGTGAATCCATTGCAGGTTTCCTTTTTGTACTAGGTGCTTGGGTAACAGTTCCAGTCAACGCTGCCGTATCTCTAGGACAAGATTCACTGGTAGGTGGTATCACAATGACAGTAACTGCAATAACTGACCCATTCTTTGGTATGGTTGCAGGATTGATTATGAAAATGTTATCAGGTATTATAGGATTATAA
- a CDS encoding CotH kinase family protein, producing the protein MRWIKMIAVLIGVFILLIAVDSLLLSNTTQADNESKSIVDETVFPHDEVIDVYIDFDEDTYTDMIENAMAEEMVMADIVYNGISFSDVGIRTKGNSSLRDVANKNGIRYSLKVDFDYYIDDQSLYGINKLNLNNIYNDSTMMVEYIGYELMAELDAVAPRTTYVALHINGEYFGLYLCVEQVNETFLKDHYGNANGELYKPDMGVGSDLKYISDNSDDYTGMFPENLSNYSNKDLIELMKVIEEGGNLESVLNVDSFLKYLAMSTVTIHLDNYQSGMFHNYYLYNNNDVFEWITWDLNLIYNGFPMAGLTDEEATEFLIDEPVIGEMDNYPLINAIFENDEYVERYHEYINILINGYLSEENIENKVLSIYEMIKDYVKTDPTAFFTYEQFEEALFMDNDTNLGLLNFIDKRNDNIQKQLEGTIPSTNNGLGNSGTSKKGGMPPNGMGGKNDQPQGNGEGEAPPPNKQDGMVNRKEGKEGNGMMGGLPPGMNMEDIPDELRSYFENGEMPPMDKMKELMKNMPEGMRPMGMEQQGMTINMDILIPNLIMLLIGTIVIFGCTLYLRKQ; encoded by the coding sequence ATGAGATGGATAAAAATGATTGCTGTTCTCATTGGTGTTTTTATCCTTCTAATAGCCGTGGACAGCTTATTATTGAGTAATACAACCCAAGCTGATAATGAGAGTAAAAGCATAGTAGATGAAACAGTATTTCCTCACGACGAGGTTATTGATGTGTATATTGACTTTGATGAGGATACCTATACGGATATGATTGAGAATGCAATGGCAGAAGAGATGGTAATGGCAGATATTGTTTATAATGGTATCAGCTTCAGTGATGTAGGTATTAGAACAAAGGGAAATTCAAGTCTAAGAGATGTAGCTAACAAAAATGGTATACGTTATAGCTTGAAAGTAGATTTTGATTACTATATTGACGATCAAAGCCTCTATGGAATTAATAAATTGAATTTAAACAATATCTATAATGATAGTACCATGATGGTAGAATACATTGGTTATGAATTGATGGCTGAATTAGATGCTGTTGCTCCAAGAACAACTTATGTGGCACTTCATATTAACGGAGAGTATTTTGGTCTTTACCTGTGTGTAGAGCAGGTAAATGAAACTTTTTTGAAAGACCATTATGGAAATGCCAATGGCGAATTATACAAACCAGATATGGGTGTTGGAAGTGACTTAAAATACATTTCAGATAATAGTGATGACTATACAGGTATGTTCCCTGAGAATCTTTCTAACTATAGTAATAAGGATTTGATTGAGCTTATGAAAGTTATAGAAGAGGGTGGGAATCTAGAGAGTGTGCTGAATGTAGATTCTTTTCTCAAATATCTAGCTATGAGTACAGTGACTATACATCTTGATAACTACCAATCAGGAATGTTTCATAACTATTATCTATATAACAATAATGATGTTTTTGAGTGGATTACATGGGACCTTAATCTGATTTATAATGGATTTCCTATGGCTGGTCTAACTGATGAAGAGGCAACTGAGTTCTTAATAGATGAACCAGTAATAGGTGAAATGGATAATTATCCTTTGATAAATGCCATATTTGAAAATGATGAATATGTAGAGCGCTATCATGAATATATAAATATCTTAATCAACGGATACTTGTCAGAAGAAAATATAGAAAATAAAGTCTTGTCTATTTATGAGATGATAAAAGATTACGTAAAAACAGATCCAACTGCTTTCTTTACTTATGAACAATTTGAAGAAGCCCTATTCATGGATAATGATACTAATTTGGGTCTGCTTAATTTTATAGATAAGAGAAATGATAATATACAAAAACAGCTTGAAGGTACTATTCCTAGTACCAATAATGGTTTAGGAAATAGTGGTACATCTAAGAAAGGTGGAATGCCCCCCAATGGTATGGGAGGTAAAAATGATCAGCCTCAGGGAAATGGTGAGGGCGAAGCACCACCTCCTAATAAACAAGACGGTATGGTTAATAGGAAAGAGGGAAAAGAAGGAAATGGCATGATGGGAGGTTTGCCTCCTGGCATGAATATGGAGGATATACCTGATGAATTAAGAAGTTATTTTGAAAATGGTGAAATGCCTCCTATGGATAAAATGAAAGAATTAATGAAAAATATGCCTGAAGGTATGAGACCTATGGGTATGGAGCAACAGGGAATGACTATTAATATGGATATATTAATTCCTAACCTAATAATGTTACTTATTGGAACTATAGTTATATTTGGCTGTACGTTGTATCTACGAAAGCAATAA
- a CDS encoding DUF4956 domain-containing protein, translating to MTTFQDILKDGIFENTTSISALSIGVTLFLAFAIGIFIFQVYKKTYQSVVYTKSFNISLVMMTMVTALVILAVTANVVLSLGMVGALSIVRFRSAIKDPMDIVFMFWAIAAGIITGAGFYLLAIVGSLVVGIVIYMLTKSVKQESPYLLLINFSETMAEQQIIDKIKATVTKYFIKSKTIDGDGTELTVELRIKDGETDLINELQRVESVSNAILVSNNEFSS from the coding sequence ATGACAACATTTCAAGATATTCTAAAAGATGGAATATTCGAAAACACAACAAGTATATCAGCATTATCAATTGGAGTTACATTATTTTTAGCTTTCGCTATTGGTATTTTTATTTTTCAAGTATATAAGAAGACTTATCAAAGTGTGGTATATACGAAGAGTTTTAACATCTCACTAGTAATGATGACAATGGTTACAGCTCTAGTTATTTTAGCAGTAACAGCTAATGTGGTATTATCATTAGGTATGGTTGGTGCCCTTAGTATTGTCCGTTTTAGAAGTGCAATAAAAGATCCTATGGATATCGTTTTTATGTTCTGGGCTATAGCTGCAGGTATTATAACAGGCGCAGGTTTTTATTTATTGGCTATCGTAGGTTCTTTGGTGGTTGGTATAGTCATCTATATGCTTACTAAGAGCGTTAAGCAAGAGAGTCCTTATTTGCTTCTTATTAATTTTTCAGAAACAATGGCTGAACAACAAATTATAGATAAGATTAAAGCTACTGTAACTAAGTACTTCATAAAATCAAAAACAATTGATGGTGATGGTACAGAGCTTACTGTAGAATTAAGAATAAAAGATGGAGAAACAGATTTGATCAATGAATTACAAAGAGTAGAATCTGTCTCCAATGCTATACTTGTCAGCAATAATGAATTTTCCAGCTAG
- a CDS encoding polyphosphate polymerase domain-containing protein: MTGRHELKYMMDEIEDLVLVKRIEKVLKRDENSCGKGYSITSLYFDNCYNRAYKEKMNGEAIRHKYRIRYYNDDLSYIKLERKSKINQITTKVSVPLIIEEVEKIYNRELDFLLTKKEKLYHEFYKELKHGLLKPKVIVKYDREAFMHPVGNLRITFDRKIKTANMHTNILGDNQYFVDALDKGKSILEIKFNGVLPDFIRSLIQSGHVMQASSSKYVFSRKYNVSF, from the coding sequence ATGACTGGAAGGCATGAACTCAAGTATATGATGGATGAAATAGAAGATTTGGTTTTGGTCAAACGTATAGAAAAAGTCTTGAAAAGAGATGAAAACAGTTGTGGAAAAGGTTATTCCATCACAAGTCTTTATTTTGACAATTGCTATAATCGAGCTTATAAAGAAAAGATGAATGGTGAAGCTATCAGGCATAAATATAGGATACGCTATTACAATGATGATTTGTCTTATATCAAGCTTGAGAGAAAATCAAAGATCAATCAAATAACAACAAAAGTTTCTGTACCTTTGATAATAGAAGAAGTAGAAAAAATCTATAATAGGGAACTGGACTTTTTGTTGACAAAGAAAGAAAAACTTTATCATGAGTTCTACAAGGAATTGAAACATGGATTGTTGAAGCCCAAGGTTATAGTCAAGTATGATAGGGAAGCATTCATGCATCCTGTTGGGAATTTGAGAATTACCTTTGATAGAAAGATCAAGACAGCCAATATGCATACTAACATATTGGGTGATAATCAGTATTTTGTTGATGCATTGGACAAAGGTAAATCTATTCTTGAAATCAAATTCAATGGAGTCTTACCTGATTTTATTAGAAGTCTTATTCAATCAGGGCATGTTATGCAGGCGTCTTCATCTAAATATGTTTTTTCAAGAAAATATAATGTTAGTTTTTAG
- a CDS encoding response regulator transcription factor produces the protein MNKTILIAEDESRMRILVSDFLTMEDYNILEAKDGRQAIDIFMKNPNVHLVILDVMMPYYNGWEVCEEIRKMSNVPIIMLTAKNTEPDELNGFKYGADEYITKPFSPSIFVARVNALIKRTYCTLEQDEIIKGNLSINVNQHKVTANKIPVDLSQTEYNLLLYMIQNEGQVFNRNQLLNNVWGYDYQGTDRTIDTHINRLRIKLKNCGNYIQTIRGYGYKFEVNL, from the coding sequence ATGAATAAAACTATTTTGATTGCCGAAGATGAAAGCAGAATGCGAATACTTGTATCTGATTTTTTGACTATGGAAGATTATAATATATTAGAAGCCAAGGACGGAAGACAAGCCATAGATATTTTCATGAAGAATCCCAATGTACATCTGGTTATACTCGATGTGATGATGCCTTATTATAATGGTTGGGAAGTTTGTGAAGAAATAAGAAAAATGAGTAATGTTCCTATAATCATGCTTACTGCTAAAAACACTGAACCTGATGAATTGAATGGATTCAAGTATGGTGCCGATGAATATATAACCAAACCTTTTAGCCCATCGATTTTTGTGGCTCGTGTGAATGCCTTGATAAAACGTACCTATTGTACCCTTGAGCAAGATGAGATTATCAAAGGCAATCTATCAATAAACGTCAACCAACATAAAGTAACTGCCAATAAAATACCTGTTGACTTAAGCCAAACAGAATACAACTTACTTTTATATATGATTCAGAATGAAGGTCAGGTATTTAATAGAAATCAGTTGCTTAACAATGTCTGGGGTTATGATTATCAAGGCACGGATAGAACTATTGACACTCACATTAATAGATTACGTATCAAGTTAAAGAATTGTGGAAATTATATTCAAACCATCAGAGGATATGGTTATAAATTTGAGGTGAACCTATGA
- a CDS encoding sensor histidine kinase, which yields MNSIKKKLFFQIGSLAIILIGFMVLANTYLLQPYYINKEKKQLYTYYKKINNFSSADYTDSLSDLISIEDASNIDILIYNSKGDILYASKSYMKDKHLLEFLGSLPNKKGLKPPGPPVKINHEEPINDKVRYIWVDDLMSGGKSLVLTGQLDNDYNIDLRLPLMSIKKSISLSNRFLLFTGIPLFLIGIISAYFLSKSFTKPILQMNKATNSMKQLDFSTKCTVLSNDEIGQLASSINDMSIELEKTIKSLNTSNINLQQEIAEKTKIDERRKQLLNNVSHELKTPLSLMQGYAEGLKLNVAQKHNRTDFYCDVIVDEVKKMNQLVQNLLNINQIEFGDTTPNNTTFEIVDFIEYILKKYDHIFSEKNINLQFNPIEPISVYADILKAEQVLTNYLNNAIQYVDNHKDIRVTLLTKDNHVRIEIYNSCEKIDADELDKLWLSFYKRDKARTRQPGSHGLGLSIVKAIQEASNNDYGVRTTTNGITFWFELDIKG from the coding sequence ATGAATTCTATAAAAAAGAAACTCTTCTTTCAAATTGGATCTTTAGCCATTATACTTATTGGATTCATGGTTTTGGCTAATACCTATTTACTACAACCATACTATATAAATAAAGAGAAAAAACAGCTATATACGTATTACAAAAAAATAAACAATTTTTCTTCAGCAGATTATACTGATTCTTTATCAGATTTAATCTCTATTGAAGATGCCTCCAATATAGATATTTTAATTTATAATTCCAAAGGTGATATTCTATATGCCTCTAAATCATATATGAAAGATAAACATTTACTAGAATTCTTAGGATCCTTACCAAATAAAAAAGGACTAAAGCCTCCGGGTCCTCCTGTTAAAATCAATCATGAAGAACCTATTAATGATAAAGTAAGATATATATGGGTAGATGATCTCATGTCAGGGGGAAAAAGCCTTGTTCTAACTGGACAATTGGATAATGACTATAACATAGATCTAAGATTACCCCTTATGTCTATCAAAAAAAGCATATCATTATCTAACAGATTTTTGCTGTTTACTGGTATACCTTTATTTTTGATAGGTATTATTTCAGCTTACTTTTTATCAAAATCATTTACGAAACCGATTTTACAGATGAACAAAGCGACCAATAGCATGAAACAACTTGATTTCTCTACTAAATGTACGGTCTTATCCAATGATGAGATAGGGCAATTGGCAAGTAGTATCAATGATATGTCCATAGAACTAGAAAAAACAATAAAATCATTGAATACAAGCAACATAAATCTTCAACAAGAAATAGCCGAAAAAACCAAAATTGATGAAAGAAGAAAACAACTTCTTAACAATGTTTCCCATGAACTCAAAACACCTCTATCTCTAATGCAGGGTTATGCAGAAGGTCTGAAACTTAACGTTGCCCAAAAACACAATAGAACAGACTTTTATTGTGATGTCATTGTTGACGAAGTCAAGAAAATGAACCAACTGGTACAAAATCTACTGAATATCAATCAAATTGAATTTGGGGACACTACACCTAACAATACAACTTTTGAAATTGTAGATTTCATAGAATATATACTAAAAAAATATGACCATATATTTAGCGAAAAAAATATTAATCTTCAGTTTAACCCTATAGAACCTATCAGCGTTTATGCAGATATATTGAAAGCAGAACAGGTGCTGACTAACTATTTGAATAACGCTATTCAATATGTTGATAATCATAAGGATATTAGGGTTACACTATTGACCAAGGATAATCATGTACGTATTGAGATATACAATTCATGCGAAAAAATAGATGCAGATGAGTTAGATAAATTATGGTTGAGTTTTTATAAGAGAGATAAAGCAAGAACCAGACAACCTGGAAGTCATGGATTAGGACTATCCATAGTTAAAGCTATCCAGGAAGC